The Chloroflexota bacterium genome contains a region encoding:
- a CDS encoding type II toxin-antitoxin system prevent-host-death family antitoxin: MTTVNVHEAKTHLSRLLAQVEAGEEVTIARNGKPVAQLVRCKSRGKRQFGAMKGNKEWEELSDLVLQPLPPEELALWEGGP, encoded by the coding sequence ATGACAACGGTGAACGTCCACGAAGCCAAGACCCACCTGTCCCGCCTGCTGGCGCAGGTCGAGGCGGGCGAAGAAGTCACTATCGCCCGCAACGGCAAGCCAGTCGCCCAGCTTGTGCGCTGCAAGAGTCGCGGCAAGCGGCAGTTTGGCGCGATGAAGGGAAATAAGGAATGGGAGGAGTTAAGCGACCTCGTCTTGCAGCCGCTGCCGCCGGAGGAGTTGGCCCTATGGGAGGGTGGCCCGTAG